The Natrinema salaciae genome contains a region encoding:
- a CDS encoding alkaline phosphatase D family protein: MTERHTGGRDESTTNDRRTFLQAIGLVAASSGLVGTASADPGRDGIDGSNDGGDGGGLVPLTHGVAVGDVTATTATVWARADRDATVHVAYSHDQGFDGVGYDRTAVDVETDHTGHVRLEELESGTRYRYHVWATRAAETYRPLDDRDDGRGPRGEAERGDHSGDESIEALLPDAVESGTFVTAPAPDEEERVTFAWSGDTWGYGDDPVEPPFPGLQTIAQREPDFFLYHGDTIYADAQTPAGKITANTPLDEALEIYRDKYKEMRDPPEEIAERTNLQELLETTSVYTVWDDHEVINNFAGPIEPLMPEGRRAFREYWPLDRDDEAEPGESNRFYDSFRWGKHVELFVIDTRQYRDPNVELGTKTLLGREQLEWLKGALADSDATWKLLASPAPLGYPSDSWATPADRTGYEGELLELVEYVRTESVSNLVVVAGDVHKSVVGGYDPDDDGTFEFVEAIAGPLGAPAGEPDDLYPALNPTEFFAKGEYTNFGTVDVDESGETLTVGIYDERGTEQFTKTFHADEINAGDGPEPPSRIESTFDEDGDGWLISQNGGSNRPVYRATGGNPGGHVSDEENQGGVAWYYQAPFKFLGDREAFYGGTLSFDLRQARSDRQFDADPVEGGDVLLASGDTKLVYEFRGPESTPGESWTAFEVPLSADATWIDLTSRDPIATEATFRAVLAELDTLRIRGEYRAGDDTSYLDNVVLSR; encoded by the coding sequence ATGACGGAACGACACACCGGCGGACGAGACGAGTCGACGACGAACGATCGGCGGACGTTCCTCCAGGCGATCGGGCTGGTCGCGGCGTCGTCCGGCCTCGTCGGAACCGCGAGCGCGGACCCCGGACGGGACGGTATCGACGGCTCGAACGATGGCGGGGACGGCGGCGGTCTCGTCCCGCTCACGCACGGCGTCGCGGTGGGCGACGTTACCGCGACCACCGCGACCGTCTGGGCACGCGCGGACCGCGACGCGACCGTTCACGTCGCGTACAGCCACGACCAGGGGTTCGACGGCGTCGGCTACGATCGGACGGCGGTCGACGTCGAGACCGATCACACCGGCCACGTCAGACTCGAGGAACTCGAGTCCGGGACCCGGTATCGCTATCACGTCTGGGCCACGCGGGCGGCGGAGACGTACCGGCCCCTGGACGACCGAGACGACGGACGCGGCCCCCGCGGCGAAGCGGAACGCGGCGACCACAGCGGCGACGAGTCGATCGAAGCGTTGCTTCCCGATGCCGTCGAAAGCGGGACGTTCGTCACAGCGCCGGCCCCCGACGAGGAGGAGCGCGTCACGTTCGCCTGGAGCGGCGACACGTGGGGGTACGGGGACGACCCCGTCGAGCCGCCGTTCCCCGGACTACAGACGATCGCACAGCGAGAACCGGACTTCTTCCTCTATCACGGGGACACGATCTACGCCGACGCGCAGACGCCGGCCGGGAAGATCACCGCGAACACCCCTCTCGACGAGGCCCTCGAGATCTACCGGGACAAGTACAAGGAGATGCGCGATCCCCCCGAAGAGATCGCGGAACGGACGAATCTACAGGAACTGCTCGAGACGACGTCGGTGTACACCGTCTGGGACGACCACGAGGTCATCAACAACTTCGCCGGGCCGATCGAGCCGTTGATGCCCGAGGGGCGGCGGGCCTTCCGCGAGTACTGGCCGCTCGACCGGGACGACGAGGCCGAACCCGGCGAGTCGAACCGATTCTACGATTCGTTCCGCTGGGGGAAACACGTCGAACTGTTCGTCATCGACACCCGCCAGTATCGCGATCCGAACGTCGAACTCGGCACGAAGACGCTGCTGGGTCGCGAGCAACTCGAGTGGCTGAAGGGCGCGCTCGCCGACTCCGACGCGACGTGGAAGCTGCTCGCCTCGCCGGCCCCGCTGGGGTATCCGTCCGACTCGTGGGCGACCCCTGCGGATCGAACCGGCTACGAGGGGGAACTGCTCGAGCTCGTCGAATACGTCCGGACGGAGTCGGTCTCGAACCTCGTCGTCGTCGCCGGCGACGTCCACAAGTCGGTCGTAGGAGGGTACGATCCCGACGACGACGGTACGTTCGAGTTCGTCGAAGCCATCGCCGGGCCGCTCGGCGCGCCGGCGGGCGAACCCGACGACCTCTATCCGGCCCTCAATCCGACCGAGTTCTTCGCGAAGGGCGAGTACACCAACTTCGGCACCGTCGACGTCGACGAATCGGGCGAAACGCTGACGGTCGGTATCTACGACGAGCGGGGTACCGAGCAGTTCACCAAGACGTTCCACGCCGACGAGATCAACGCGGGGGACGGCCCGGAACCGCCGAGTCGCATCGAGAGCACGTTCGACGAGGACGGCGACGGCTGGCTCATCTCGCAAAACGGCGGAAGCAACCGTCCCGTCTACCGTGCGACTGGCGGCAATCCCGGCGGCCACGTCAGCGACGAGGAGAATCAGGGTGGTGTCGCCTGGTACTACCAGGCCCCGTTCAAGTTCCTCGGCGACCGCGAAGCGTTCTACGGCGGCACCCTCTCCTTCGATCTTCGACAGGCGCGGAGCGACCGGCAGTTCGACGCCGACCCCGTCGAGGGAGGAGACGTCCTGCTCGCGAGCGGTGACACGAAACTCGTCTACGAGTTTCGCGGCCCCGAGAGCACGCCGGGCGAATCGTGGACGGCCTTCGAGGTGCCGCTGTCGGCCGACGCCACCTGGATCGATCTGACGAGTCGAGACCCGATCGCGACCGAAGCGACGTTCCGCGCCGTCCTCGCCGAGCTGGACACCCTCCGAATCCGTGGCGAGTACCGGGCGGGCGACGACACGAGCTACCTCGACAACGTCGTCCTCTCCCGGTAG
- a CDS encoding BsuPI-related putative proteinase inhibitor, translating to MTLDGSLETAADGTRDAVMLVFTVTNTGDEAVDLQFSDACKAEFVLEDDEGAEVWRFTEGRMFAQVLSSETIAPGEEATYEAEWSDPVPGEYTAVAELRAQSARCEARTSVSVPS from the coding sequence ATGACGCTCGACGGATCGCTCGAGACGGCAGCCGACGGGACCAGAGACGCCGTAATGCTCGTGTTCACCGTGACGAACACGGGCGACGAGGCGGTCGACCTCCAGTTTTCGGACGCGTGCAAGGCCGAATTCGTCCTCGAGGACGACGAGGGGGCGGAGGTCTGGCGGTTCACCGAGGGGCGCATGTTCGCACAGGTGCTGAGTTCCGAAACGATCGCTCCCGGCGAGGAAGCGACCTACGAAGCGGAGTGGTCCGATCCCGTGCCGGGCGAGTACACCGCGGTCGCCGAGTTGCGAGCGCAGTCGGCGCGCTGTGAAGCGCGGACCTCGGTTTCCGTTCCGTCGTGA
- a CDS encoding DUF2797 domain-containing protein → MQLVGYEPSGRGAALLMSDGSGGVDRHPLESGDDLAYSLGERHCAGTIDDGEHVSCERSTAPYCDYHTNTWVCARCTGTCLKDEMDCYEAHAVYIAAFAPDTFKVGVTKHRRLETRLCEQGADRAAHVHTVSNGRIARELEAEIATRLVDRVRTGQKVAALAADVDADGWESVLAAFDVIDQFALDYGLDLEARPVRETIASGTVVGVKGRLLVLANGGTTYAVDMRDLVGHDLEAGPTDRDLQSSLGSFGSP, encoded by the coding sequence GTGCAACTGGTCGGTTACGAACCGAGCGGTCGCGGGGCGGCGCTGCTGATGAGCGACGGCAGCGGTGGCGTCGACCGCCACCCGCTCGAGTCCGGTGACGACCTCGCGTACTCGCTCGGGGAGCGCCACTGCGCCGGCACCATCGACGACGGCGAGCACGTCTCCTGCGAGCGATCGACAGCGCCCTACTGCGACTACCACACGAATACGTGGGTGTGTGCCCGCTGTACGGGGACCTGCCTGAAAGACGAGATGGACTGTTACGAGGCGCACGCCGTCTACATCGCGGCGTTCGCCCCCGACACGTTCAAGGTCGGGGTCACGAAGCACCGCCGGCTCGAGACCCGTCTGTGCGAGCAGGGCGCCGACCGCGCGGCCCACGTCCACACCGTCTCGAACGGCCGAATCGCGCGGGAACTCGAGGCCGAGATCGCGACGCGACTGGTCGATCGCGTTCGAACCGGCCAGAAAGTCGCTGCGCTGGCGGCCGACGTCGACGCGGACGGCTGGGAGTCCGTCCTCGCGGCGTTCGACGTCATCGACCAGTTCGCCCTCGATTACGGACTCGACCTCGAGGCTCGGCCGGTCCGCGAGACGATCGCCTCGGGGACGGTCGTCGGCGTCAAGGGGCGACTCCTCGTCCTCGCCAACGGCGGGACGACCTACGCCGTCGACATGCGCGATCTCGTCGGCCACGACCTCGAGGCGGGCCCGACGGACAGGGACCTCCAGTCGTCGCTGGGATCGTTCGGGTCGCCGTAG
- a CDS encoding ABC transporter substrate-binding protein, which produces MLAATAGLTVSSSGCLRQVREIVLPNNVKQLSLSITTLPADADRESVRIARQLEENFKAVGIDVSRDIRSEIDFRRTVLYNHDFDIWIGRHPGGTDPDYLYEALYSRFTDESGWQNPFGFTNQNVDELLEAQRRAEGEERRKAVTEVLEAIASEQPLVPICVPEEHRMVNADRFDGWEDGHLATRHGYLGLDPDVDVESLGVAHTDARPTENLNPIATDYRGRGTITDLLYDSLGTQDGTGAIQPWLARSWEWDGDTADVRLRPDCEFHDGVPVTAEDVAFTYRFLQDVSLGNHEAPSPAPRYRGQIDAVEAVDIRRDDRLEITVDTNQTVGERAFLVPILPAHVWRERTNDVIGPGGPTIAQGTTQAIVADNMPPVGSGPFQFADATEGDRLELERHEMHFTRRTTDELPEPTIDECTFAIHPGSAGAARVVADGSADVTSLPLDTNVLGDIDESGSGQLRESTSWTFYVLGFNARKAPFNNYRFRRLIAQLIDKQWLTDEIFYGHARPVATPVTEEWVPESLEWDDHDPKTPFLGADGDVDVRAARSAFEDAGFRYDDRDRLRVRHEN; this is translated from the coding sequence ATGCTGGCAGCGACGGCCGGGCTGACGGTCTCGAGCAGCGGTTGCCTTCGGCAGGTCCGGGAGATCGTCCTCCCGAACAACGTCAAGCAGCTCTCGCTGTCCATCACGACGCTTCCGGCGGACGCGGATCGGGAGAGCGTCCGGATCGCCCGTCAGCTCGAGGAGAACTTCAAGGCCGTGGGGATCGACGTCTCGCGCGACATCCGTTCGGAGATCGACTTCCGGCGGACGGTGCTCTACAACCACGATTTCGACATCTGGATCGGGCGTCATCCGGGCGGAACCGACCCCGACTACCTCTACGAGGCGCTGTACTCCCGATTCACCGACGAGTCTGGATGGCAGAACCCGTTCGGGTTCACCAACCAGAACGTCGACGAACTCCTGGAAGCGCAACGTCGCGCGGAAGGCGAGGAGCGTCGCAAGGCCGTCACGGAGGTGCTCGAGGCGATCGCGTCCGAACAACCGCTCGTCCCGATCTGTGTCCCCGAAGAACACCGCATGGTCAACGCGGATCGGTTCGACGGCTGGGAAGACGGCCACCTCGCGACGCGACACGGCTATCTCGGCCTCGATCCGGACGTGGACGTCGAGTCGCTCGGCGTCGCACACACGGACGCCAGACCGACGGAGAACCTCAATCCGATCGCGACCGACTACCGTGGTCGCGGAACGATCACCGACCTGTTGTACGATTCGCTGGGAACGCAGGACGGGACCGGCGCGATCCAGCCGTGGCTGGCGCGGTCCTGGGAGTGGGACGGGGACACGGCCGACGTTCGCCTCCGACCGGACTGCGAGTTCCACGACGGGGTCCCCGTGACCGCCGAAGACGTCGCGTTCACGTATCGGTTCTTGCAGGACGTCTCGCTCGGGAACCACGAAGCGCCGTCGCCCGCGCCCCGCTATCGAGGGCAGATCGACGCCGTCGAGGCGGTCGACATTCGCCGGGACGATCGGCTCGAGATAACCGTCGATACGAACCAGACGGTCGGTGAGCGTGCGTTCCTCGTGCCCATCCTTCCGGCCCACGTCTGGCGCGAGCGGACGAACGACGTCATAGGGCCGGGCGGTCCCACGATCGCCCAGGGGACCACGCAGGCGATCGTCGCGGATAACATGCCGCCCGTCGGGAGCGGGCCCTTCCAGTTCGCAGACGCGACCGAAGGCGACCGACTCGAACTCGAACGCCACGAGATGCATTTCACGCGGCGAACGACCGACGAACTCCCCGAACCGACGATCGACGAGTGTACGTTCGCGATCCATCCGGGCAGCGCCGGTGCAGCGCGGGTCGTCGCGGACGGCAGCGCGGACGTGACGAGTCTGCCCCTCGATACGAACGTCCTCGGCGATATCGACGAGTCCGGCAGCGGTCAGTTGCGCGAGTCGACGTCGTGGACCTTCTACGTGCTCGGGTTCAACGCGCGCAAAGCGCCGTTTAACAACTACCGGTTCCGGCGACTGATCGCGCAGTTGATCGACAAACAGTGGCTGACAGACGAGATCTTCTACGGCCACGCTCGCCCCGTCGCGACCCCCGTTACCGAGGAGTGGGTGCCCGAGAGTCTCGAGTGGGACGACCACGACCCCAAAACGCCGTTTCTGGGCGCTGACGGGGATGTCGACGTCAGGGCGGCCCGCTCCGCGTTCGAAGACGCCGGCTTTCGGTACGACGATCGAGATCGACTCCGCGTCAGACACGAGAATTGA